A region of Triplophysa dalaica isolate WHDGS20190420 chromosome 18, ASM1584641v1, whole genome shotgun sequence DNA encodes the following proteins:
- the ampd2b gene encoding AMP deaminase 2 isoform X3 yields MSSKQPSVKPTSPFRKRGSLQYTAASGDLRGRHLLTAQHSLPGNPVTKHGYIDLRTSMDGKYKEIAEELFSRSMAESEMRSAPYEFPEESPIEQLEERRHRLERQISQDIKFEPDILLRAKQEFMKTDSATDLEYMKEQSQVPTEPYPEREHVPEREYQRVSISGEEKCGVPFTDLLDAAKCVVKALFIREKYVSLSMQSFCRTTTRYLQELGDRPLDINTYGEMPESAVCADATVHPPVSETHPYECLDPANMPPGLGYTCKMVDGVVHVYTHDSSELDLPYPDLQEYIADMNMMMALIINGPVKSFCYRRLQYLSSKFQMHILLNEMKELAAQKKVPHRDFYNIRKVDTHIHASSCMNQKHLLRFIKRAMKKYPGEIVHVEQGRGQTLNEVFESMNLTAFDLSVDTLDMHADRNTFHRFDKFNSKYNPIGESILREIFIKTDNHVEGKYFGHIVKEVMADLEESKYQNVELRLSIYGRSGDEWDQLAKWAVRHKVYSDNVRWLVQVPRLFDVYHTKKQLSNFQQMLENIFMPLFEVTVLPSSHPELHLFLQHVVGFDSVDDESKPEHHIFNLDSPKPGNWTEENNPPYSYYLYYMYANMTVLNHLRRQVFFLPDLTKQAIEYFGGCFYICFKSFCLYTIWTWCLVVLGEHGGFFDLCFGWTTAVN; encoded by the exons ATCTCCGTGGCCGACATCTCCTTACAGCCCAGCATTCTCTGCCTGGCAACCCTGTAACCAAGCACGGCTACATCGACCTGCGTACATCCATGGATGGCAAATACAAAGAGATTGCAGAG gagcTGTTCTCTCGCAGCATGGCAGAGAGCGAGATGCGCAGCGCTCCGTATGAGTTCCCTGAGGAGAGTCCCATCGAGCAGCTGGAGGAGAGGCGGCACAGACTTGAGCGGCAGATCAGCCAGGACATCAA GTTTGAGCCTGATATCCTGCTGCGAGCCAAACAGGAGTTCATGAAAACAGACAGCGCGACAGATTTAGA ATATATGAAAGAACAGAGCCAGGTGCCCACAGAACCCTATCCAGAGAGAGAACACGTCCCCGAGAGGGAGTATCAGAGAGTTAGCATCTCTGGAGAGGAGAAATGTGGG GTCCCATTTACTGATCTACTGGATGCTGCTAAATGTGTAGTCAAAGCTCTGTTCATCAGAGAGAAGTACGTCTCTCTCTCCATGCAGAGCTTCTGCAGAACCACGACACGTTACCTGCAGGAGTTGGGTGACCGGCCTCTGGACATTAACACCTATGGGGAGATGCCTGAATCCGCTGTATGTGCAG ATGCAACCGTCCACCCGCCTGTTTCAGAAACCCACCCTTACGAGTGTCTAGACCCTGCAAACATGCCCCCAGGCTTAGGCTACACTTGCAAAATGGTGGACGGTGTTGTTCATGTATACACGCATGA TTCCTCAGAACTGGATCTGCCATACCCTGACCTGCAGGAATACATAGCTGATATGAATATGATGATGGCTCTCATCATTAACGGGCCTGT GAAATCTTTTTGCTATCGCCGGCTGCAGTACCTGAGCTCCAAGTTCCAGATGCACATTCTGTTAAATGAGATGAAAGAGTTGGCGGCACAGAAGAAAGTGCCTCACAGAGATTTCTACAACATCAGGAAG GTGGACACTCACATCCATGCCTCCTCCTGTATGAATCAAAAGCACTTGTTGCGTTTTATTAAAAGAGCCATGAAGAAGTATCCAGGTGAAATCGTCCATGTTGAACAGGGGCGGGGACAGACCCTAAATGAGGTGTTTGAAAGCATGAATCTAACAGCCTTTGATCTCAGCGTAGACACTCTGGATATGCACGCG GACCGTAACACATTCCACCGCTTTGATAAATTCAATTCCAAGTACAACCCCATTGGAGAGTCTATCCTCCGAGAAATCTTTATCAAGACAGACAACCATGTTGAGGGGAAATACTTTGGGCACATAGTCAAG GAAGTGATGGCTGACCTGGAGGAGAGCAAGTATCAGAATGTTGAACTGCGTCTCTCCATCTACGGCCGATCCGGAGATGAGTGGGACCAACTGGCTAAGTGGGCTGTCAGACACAAAGTCTATTCAGATAACGTGCGCTGGCTGGTGCAGGTGCCAAGGCTATT TGATGTGTACCACACCAAAAAGCAGCTATCTAATTTCCAGCAGATGCTAGAGAACATTTTTATGCCTCTGTTTGAGGTCACCGTTCTCCCCAGCAGTCATCCAGAGCTGCATCTATTCCTGCAACAT GTTGTTGGGTTTGATAGTGTGGATGATGAATCTAAACCAGAACATCACATCTTTAACCTGGACAGCCCAAAACCTGGAAACTGGACGGAGGAGAATAATCCTCCATACTCCTACTATCTGTACTACATGTATGCCAATATGACTGTACTCAACCACCTGCGCAG GCAGGTCTTCTTCCTACCAGATCTTACCAAACAGGCCATAGAGTATTTTGGAGGATGTTTCTACATCTGCTTTAAGAGCTTCTGCCTGTATACTATCTGGACCTGGTGCCTTGTTGTTCTTGGAGAGCATGGTGGCTTTTTTGATCTCTGCTTTGGTTGGACGACTGCAGTCAATTGA
- the ampd2b gene encoding AMP deaminase 2 isoform X1: MSSKQPSVKPTSPFRKRGSLQYTAASGDLRGRHLLTAQHSLPGNPVTKHGYIDLRTSMDGKYKEIAEELFSRSMAESEMRSAPYEFPEESPIEQLEERRHRLERQISQDIKFEPDILLRAKQEFMKTDSATDLEYMKEQSQVPTEPYPEREHVPEREYQRVSISGEEKCGVPFTDLLDAAKCVVKALFIREKYVSLSMQSFCRTTTRYLQELGDRPLDINTYGEMPESAVCADATVHPPVSETHPYECLDPANMPPGLGYTCKMVDGVVHVYTHDSSELDLPYPDLQEYIADMNMMMALIINGPVKSFCYRRLQYLSSKFQMHILLNEMKELAAQKKVPHRDFYNIRKVDTHIHASSCMNQKHLLRFIKRAMKKYPGEIVHVEQGRGQTLNEVFESMNLTAFDLSVDTLDMHADRNTFHRFDKFNSKYNPIGESILREIFIKTDNHVEGKYFGHIVKEVMADLEESKYQNVELRLSIYGRSGDEWDQLAKWAVRHKVYSDNVRWLVQVPRLFDVYHTKKQLSNFQQMLENIFMPLFEVTVLPSSHPELHLFLQHVVGFDSVDDESKPEHHIFNLDSPKPGNWTEENNPPYSYYLYYMYANMTVLNHLRRQRNINTFVLRPHCGEAGPIHHLVSGFMLSENISHGLLLRKAPVLQYLYYLAQIGIAMSPLSNNSLFLSYHRNPLPEYLSRGLMVSLSTDDPLQFHFTKEPLMEEYSIAAQVWKLSSCDMCELARNSVLMSGFSNQVKRCWLGPHYLHEGQEGNDISRTNVPDIRVAYRFETLCEELNLITQAVQSEELEIGEDQGLLCMGAGQASC, from the exons ATCTCCGTGGCCGACATCTCCTTACAGCCCAGCATTCTCTGCCTGGCAACCCTGTAACCAAGCACGGCTACATCGACCTGCGTACATCCATGGATGGCAAATACAAAGAGATTGCAGAG gagcTGTTCTCTCGCAGCATGGCAGAGAGCGAGATGCGCAGCGCTCCGTATGAGTTCCCTGAGGAGAGTCCCATCGAGCAGCTGGAGGAGAGGCGGCACAGACTTGAGCGGCAGATCAGCCAGGACATCAA GTTTGAGCCTGATATCCTGCTGCGAGCCAAACAGGAGTTCATGAAAACAGACAGCGCGACAGATTTAGA ATATATGAAAGAACAGAGCCAGGTGCCCACAGAACCCTATCCAGAGAGAGAACACGTCCCCGAGAGGGAGTATCAGAGAGTTAGCATCTCTGGAGAGGAGAAATGTGGG GTCCCATTTACTGATCTACTGGATGCTGCTAAATGTGTAGTCAAAGCTCTGTTCATCAGAGAGAAGTACGTCTCTCTCTCCATGCAGAGCTTCTGCAGAACCACGACACGTTACCTGCAGGAGTTGGGTGACCGGCCTCTGGACATTAACACCTATGGGGAGATGCCTGAATCCGCTGTATGTGCAG ATGCAACCGTCCACCCGCCTGTTTCAGAAACCCACCCTTACGAGTGTCTAGACCCTGCAAACATGCCCCCAGGCTTAGGCTACACTTGCAAAATGGTGGACGGTGTTGTTCATGTATACACGCATGA TTCCTCAGAACTGGATCTGCCATACCCTGACCTGCAGGAATACATAGCTGATATGAATATGATGATGGCTCTCATCATTAACGGGCCTGT GAAATCTTTTTGCTATCGCCGGCTGCAGTACCTGAGCTCCAAGTTCCAGATGCACATTCTGTTAAATGAGATGAAAGAGTTGGCGGCACAGAAGAAAGTGCCTCACAGAGATTTCTACAACATCAGGAAG GTGGACACTCACATCCATGCCTCCTCCTGTATGAATCAAAAGCACTTGTTGCGTTTTATTAAAAGAGCCATGAAGAAGTATCCAGGTGAAATCGTCCATGTTGAACAGGGGCGGGGACAGACCCTAAATGAGGTGTTTGAAAGCATGAATCTAACAGCCTTTGATCTCAGCGTAGACACTCTGGATATGCACGCG GACCGTAACACATTCCACCGCTTTGATAAATTCAATTCCAAGTACAACCCCATTGGAGAGTCTATCCTCCGAGAAATCTTTATCAAGACAGACAACCATGTTGAGGGGAAATACTTTGGGCACATAGTCAAG GAAGTGATGGCTGACCTGGAGGAGAGCAAGTATCAGAATGTTGAACTGCGTCTCTCCATCTACGGCCGATCCGGAGATGAGTGGGACCAACTGGCTAAGTGGGCTGTCAGACACAAAGTCTATTCAGATAACGTGCGCTGGCTGGTGCAGGTGCCAAGGCTATT TGATGTGTACCACACCAAAAAGCAGCTATCTAATTTCCAGCAGATGCTAGAGAACATTTTTATGCCTCTGTTTGAGGTCACCGTTCTCCCCAGCAGTCATCCAGAGCTGCATCTATTCCTGCAACAT GTTGTTGGGTTTGATAGTGTGGATGATGAATCTAAACCAGAACATCACATCTTTAACCTGGACAGCCCAAAACCTGGAAACTGGACGGAGGAGAATAATCCTCCATACTCCTACTATCTGTACTACATGTATGCCAATATGACTGTACTCAACCACCTGCGCAG GCAAAGAAACATTAATACGTTTGTATTACGGCCACATTGTGGAGAGGCAGGGCCTATTCACCATCTGGTGTCTGGATTTATGCTGTCGGAGAATATTTCCCATGGTCTGCTTCTGAGAAAG GCTCCTGTACTGCAATACCTGTATTACCTGGCTCAGATTGGCATCGCCATGTCGCCACTCAGCAACAACAGTCTCTTCCTCAGTTACCATCGAAATCCGCTGCCCGAGTATCTGTCGAGGGGTCTCATGGTGTCCCTGTCCACCGATGACCCACTGCAGTTCCATTTCACAAAG GAGCCTCTTATGGAGGAGTACAGTATTGCTGCGCAGGTGTGGAAGCTAAGCTCCTGTGATATGTGCGAGCTGGCCCGAAACAGCGTGCTCATGAGTGGATTTTCTAACCAG GTGAAGCGGTGCTGGCTGGGACCGCATTACCTGCATGAGGGACAGGAAGGAAATGACATCAGTCGCACCAACGTTCCAGACATCCGTGTGGCGTATCGCTTCGAGACGCTGTGTGAGGAGCTGAATCTGATAACTCAAGCCGTGCAGTCAGAGGAGCTGGAGATAGGTGAAGATCAGGGTCTCCTGTGCATGGGTGCAGGACAGGCCAGTTGTTAG
- the ampd2b gene encoding AMP deaminase 2 isoform X2 has translation MDGKYKEIAEELFSRSMAESEMRSAPYEFPEESPIEQLEERRHRLERQISQDIKFEPDILLRAKQEFMKTDSATDLEYMKEQSQVPTEPYPEREHVPEREYQRVSISGEEKCGVPFTDLLDAAKCVVKALFIREKYVSLSMQSFCRTTTRYLQELGDRPLDINTYGEMPESAVCADATVHPPVSETHPYECLDPANMPPGLGYTCKMVDGVVHVYTHDSSELDLPYPDLQEYIADMNMMMALIINGPVKSFCYRRLQYLSSKFQMHILLNEMKELAAQKKVPHRDFYNIRKVDTHIHASSCMNQKHLLRFIKRAMKKYPGEIVHVEQGRGQTLNEVFESMNLTAFDLSVDTLDMHADRNTFHRFDKFNSKYNPIGESILREIFIKTDNHVEGKYFGHIVKEVMADLEESKYQNVELRLSIYGRSGDEWDQLAKWAVRHKVYSDNVRWLVQVPRLFDVYHTKKQLSNFQQMLENIFMPLFEVTVLPSSHPELHLFLQHVVGFDSVDDESKPEHHIFNLDSPKPGNWTEENNPPYSYYLYYMYANMTVLNHLRRQRNINTFVLRPHCGEAGPIHHLVSGFMLSENISHGLLLRKAPVLQYLYYLAQIGIAMSPLSNNSLFLSYHRNPLPEYLSRGLMVSLSTDDPLQFHFTKEPLMEEYSIAAQVWKLSSCDMCELARNSVLMSGFSNQVKRCWLGPHYLHEGQEGNDISRTNVPDIRVAYRFETLCEELNLITQAVQSEELEIGEDQGLLCMGAGQASC, from the exons ATGGATGGCAAATACAAAGAGATTGCAGAG gagcTGTTCTCTCGCAGCATGGCAGAGAGCGAGATGCGCAGCGCTCCGTATGAGTTCCCTGAGGAGAGTCCCATCGAGCAGCTGGAGGAGAGGCGGCACAGACTTGAGCGGCAGATCAGCCAGGACATCAA GTTTGAGCCTGATATCCTGCTGCGAGCCAAACAGGAGTTCATGAAAACAGACAGCGCGACAGATTTAGA ATATATGAAAGAACAGAGCCAGGTGCCCACAGAACCCTATCCAGAGAGAGAACACGTCCCCGAGAGGGAGTATCAGAGAGTTAGCATCTCTGGAGAGGAGAAATGTGGG GTCCCATTTACTGATCTACTGGATGCTGCTAAATGTGTAGTCAAAGCTCTGTTCATCAGAGAGAAGTACGTCTCTCTCTCCATGCAGAGCTTCTGCAGAACCACGACACGTTACCTGCAGGAGTTGGGTGACCGGCCTCTGGACATTAACACCTATGGGGAGATGCCTGAATCCGCTGTATGTGCAG ATGCAACCGTCCACCCGCCTGTTTCAGAAACCCACCCTTACGAGTGTCTAGACCCTGCAAACATGCCCCCAGGCTTAGGCTACACTTGCAAAATGGTGGACGGTGTTGTTCATGTATACACGCATGA TTCCTCAGAACTGGATCTGCCATACCCTGACCTGCAGGAATACATAGCTGATATGAATATGATGATGGCTCTCATCATTAACGGGCCTGT GAAATCTTTTTGCTATCGCCGGCTGCAGTACCTGAGCTCCAAGTTCCAGATGCACATTCTGTTAAATGAGATGAAAGAGTTGGCGGCACAGAAGAAAGTGCCTCACAGAGATTTCTACAACATCAGGAAG GTGGACACTCACATCCATGCCTCCTCCTGTATGAATCAAAAGCACTTGTTGCGTTTTATTAAAAGAGCCATGAAGAAGTATCCAGGTGAAATCGTCCATGTTGAACAGGGGCGGGGACAGACCCTAAATGAGGTGTTTGAAAGCATGAATCTAACAGCCTTTGATCTCAGCGTAGACACTCTGGATATGCACGCG GACCGTAACACATTCCACCGCTTTGATAAATTCAATTCCAAGTACAACCCCATTGGAGAGTCTATCCTCCGAGAAATCTTTATCAAGACAGACAACCATGTTGAGGGGAAATACTTTGGGCACATAGTCAAG GAAGTGATGGCTGACCTGGAGGAGAGCAAGTATCAGAATGTTGAACTGCGTCTCTCCATCTACGGCCGATCCGGAGATGAGTGGGACCAACTGGCTAAGTGGGCTGTCAGACACAAAGTCTATTCAGATAACGTGCGCTGGCTGGTGCAGGTGCCAAGGCTATT TGATGTGTACCACACCAAAAAGCAGCTATCTAATTTCCAGCAGATGCTAGAGAACATTTTTATGCCTCTGTTTGAGGTCACCGTTCTCCCCAGCAGTCATCCAGAGCTGCATCTATTCCTGCAACAT GTTGTTGGGTTTGATAGTGTGGATGATGAATCTAAACCAGAACATCACATCTTTAACCTGGACAGCCCAAAACCTGGAAACTGGACGGAGGAGAATAATCCTCCATACTCCTACTATCTGTACTACATGTATGCCAATATGACTGTACTCAACCACCTGCGCAG GCAAAGAAACATTAATACGTTTGTATTACGGCCACATTGTGGAGAGGCAGGGCCTATTCACCATCTGGTGTCTGGATTTATGCTGTCGGAGAATATTTCCCATGGTCTGCTTCTGAGAAAG GCTCCTGTACTGCAATACCTGTATTACCTGGCTCAGATTGGCATCGCCATGTCGCCACTCAGCAACAACAGTCTCTTCCTCAGTTACCATCGAAATCCGCTGCCCGAGTATCTGTCGAGGGGTCTCATGGTGTCCCTGTCCACCGATGACCCACTGCAGTTCCATTTCACAAAG GAGCCTCTTATGGAGGAGTACAGTATTGCTGCGCAGGTGTGGAAGCTAAGCTCCTGTGATATGTGCGAGCTGGCCCGAAACAGCGTGCTCATGAGTGGATTTTCTAACCAG GTGAAGCGGTGCTGGCTGGGACCGCATTACCTGCATGAGGGACAGGAAGGAAATGACATCAGTCGCACCAACGTTCCAGACATCCGTGTGGCGTATCGCTTCGAGACGCTGTGTGAGGAGCTGAATCTGATAACTCAAGCCGTGCAGTCAGAGGAGCTGGAGATAGGTGAAGATCAGGGTCTCCTGTGCATGGGTGCAGGACAGGCCAGTTGTTAG
- the LOC130440320 gene encoding glutathione S-transferase Mu 3-like encodes MTMKLAYWDIRGLAQPIRLLLEYTGSKYEEKLYSCGEGPNYDKSCWIDEKNKIGMDFPNLPYLVDGDKKIVQSNAIMRYIARKHNLCGETEEEKVRVDILENQAMDFRNDFVQLCYGDFDKNKTCYAKALPGKLKQMSDFLGRRDWFAGDKITFVDFVMYELLDQHRMFDQETLDDFKNLRRFLDRFESLEKIVSYMKSSKFMKTPVNNKMAKWGNKKE; translated from the exons ATGACTATGAAATTGGCTTACTGGGATATACGCGGG CTTGCTCAACCAATCCGTCTGCTGTTGGAATACACTGGTTCCAAGTATGAGGAGAAATTATATTCCTGTGGTGAAG GTCCCAACTATGATAAAAGCTGTTGGATTGATGAGAAGAACAAAATCGGAATGGATTTTCCCAAT TTGCCATACCTAGTCGATGGAGACAAGAAGATAGTCCAGAGCAATGCCATCATGAGATACATTGCCCGCAAACACAACCTGT GTGGAGAAACTGAAGAGGAGAAGGTGAGGGTTGACATCTTGGAAAATCAGGCAATGGATTTCCGCAATGATTTTGTTCAGCTCTGCTATGGAGACTTT gacaaaaacaaaacatgttacgCAAAGGCACTGCCAGGAAAGCTAAAGCAGATGTCTGACTTCCTTGGTCGCAGGGATTGGTTTGCTGGAGACAAG ATTACATTTGTGGACTTTGTTATGTACGAGTTGTTGGACCAGCATCGTATGTTTGACCAGGAAACCTTGGATGACTTTAAAAACCTAAGACGTTTTCTGGATCGCTTTGAG AGTCTTGAGAAGATTGTCTCATACATGAAGTCGAGCAAATTCATGAAAACACCTGTTAACAACAAGATGGCTAAATGGGGAAACAAGAAGGAGTGA